A section of the Clostridium omnivorum genome encodes:
- a CDS encoding type III toxin-antitoxin system ToxN/AbiQ family toxin: MNLMGFNILLQFFVNKQQKTNIVIYDKDISKSSICFSFMFPVPNIEISLCDFSNKPQSYRDLVDGKINFCRVYKDNIFDKAKIVYKIVTNRIHPLSYLCFDFHI, encoded by the coding sequence ATGAATTTGATGGGCTTCAATATTTTGCTCCAGTTTTTTGTTAATAAGCAGCAAAAGACTAATATTGTTATTTATGATAAAGATATATCCAAAAGTTCAATATGTTTTTCATTTATGTTCCCAGTTCCTAATATTGAAATAAGTTTGTGTGATTTTAGCAATAAACCTCAAAGTTATAGAGATTTAGTTGACGGAAAAATAAACTTTTGTAGGGTTTATAAAGACAATATATTTGATAAAGCGAAGATTGTATATAAAATAGTAACAAATAGAATACATCCGTTATCATATTTATGTTTTGATTTCCATATTTAG